The DNA segment CTAGCCTCTGAATCTTCACTTATTATGGTTGAGAAAAAGTTGATTTCCATATAGAAGACTATCCTGGTTATAACCACAAGAGAGGAGATGGTCCAAGGTGCGACGAACCTTTCCCTCTAGGTCCTTGTTGCACTTTCAAATTCTCCATCAGAAACCATAAGAAGCAGAAGAAATGTCATTCAAAGAAGATTGGTTCAATCCCATCCCTTGGAGGCAGCCATGTCCATCCTGAAATATTGGCAAGTGACTGGAGTCCATCTCAGCCGCTTCGACCAGTCAATGCAGTTAACATGCCAGTAACTTTCGACCCATACTCACTCAGAATTGCTCAAAGCCATCAACCGGGTTTTCCTGTCAATTTTGTTGGCTTATGGACAGCGGCTGCCTGTTCTCTTCAGCATTGCAATATCCACCCAATGCTCAACATTGTAAGGCCATCGCTTCATCTTTTGCCCATTGCGTCCATCATTGCTCCACAAATGGGCAGAATAAGTACCAGTCTCTTTGCACCTCAGGAGCAGCCGAAACCTGTTCTTAGGCCATTGCAAAGCGTTAGCAGCTACGACCTTGCCAGGGAACACCAAATGAATCTGCGGAGGGAGTTTGAGATGAGAGGACAAACAATGCCTGCAGGAACCAGCTTGGATTACTTCGAGTTCCTGGAATATCTCTTCAGGGATCCTGCTGAGAAGGAGAAGTGGCTGCAAACTATGATTACGTTGCACGCTACACGGTGGTGATCAATGATCGTTGGTTGGTGACTTGGTGTGTATCTTTTTGAGAATTT comes from the Oryza glaberrima chromosome 9, OglaRS2, whole genome shotgun sequence genome and includes:
- the LOC127784043 gene encoding LOW QUALITY PROTEIN: heavy metal-associated isoprenylated plant protein 41-like (The sequence of the model RefSeq protein was modified relative to this genomic sequence to represent the inferred CDS: deleted 2 bases in 1 codon); its protein translation is MAVAPPEVGHAAAAAVAGGKKEVRALDGASAISEEEEVEVEVEEEEEAEEEREDEEEGEEDGGDEEEEEEEGVKWLKHYSSMQSILVVGDGDFSFSRALAVAFCSGESLVSTSLDSYEALRGKCANAESNIMVLKLMGATTLHGVDAKTMKHHTDLKMRRFDRIVFNLPHAGFKAKEGDMHMINLHKDLVRGFFRNARCLLRPSGEIHVSHKRGKVYENWEIEKLASESSLIMVEKVDFHIEDYPGYNHKRGDGPRCDEPFPLGPCCTFKFSIRNHKKQKKCHSKKIGSIPSLGGSHVHPEILASDWSPSQPLRPVNAVNMPVTFDPYSLRIAQSHQPGFPVNFVGLWTAAACSLQHCNIHPMLNIVRPSLHLLPIASIIAPQMGRISTSLFAPQEQPKPVLRPLQSVSSYDLAREHQMNLRREFEMRGQTMPAGTSLDYFEFLEYLFRDPAEKEKWLQTMITLHATRW